One Mangifera indica cultivar Alphonso chromosome 4, CATAS_Mindica_2.1, whole genome shotgun sequence genomic region harbors:
- the LOC123214223 gene encoding glutamate--tRNA ligase, cytoplasmic-like, whose amino-acid sequence MEIKQLSFAADSPPLSVIAAAKLAGISLPTDTSGSAPTFHFSNGLKLHGTYVLLRYLGRVAKLYGQNACESGEVDEWLEYVLVFSSGSEFENACNYVDKYLEKRTFVVGQCLTIADIAVWSALAGTGQRWESLRKSKKYQNLVRWFNSISTEYSDSLNEVTATYVGKKAVGKPVAAKSKEQQGVQQSRSVNADVSEKGKAGSRPSFEVDLPDAEIGKVRLRFAPEPSGYLHIGHSKAALLNQYFAQRYQGQLIVRFDDTNPAKESNEFVDNLLKDIQTLGIKYEEVTYTSDYFPDLMQMAENLIRQGKAYVDDTPREQMQKERMDGIESRCRSNSVEENMKLWKEMILGSERGVQCCLRGKLDMQDPNKSLRDPVYYRCNPLPHHRIGSKYKLYPTYDFACPFVDAKEGITHALRSSEYHDRNAQYHRIQEDMGVKKVHIYEFSRLNMVYTLLSKRKLLWFVQNGKVDGWDDPRFPTVQGIVRRGLKVEALIQFILEQGASKNLNLMEWDKLWTINKKIIDPVCPRHTAVIEERHVLLTLTNGPDEPFVRIIPRHKKFEGAGEKATTYTKRIWIDQADAASISVDEEITLMDWGNAIVKEISRDQDGHVTQLTGILHLEGSVKTTKLKLTWLPETNELVNLTLMGFDYLITKKKLEEGEDFLDVLNPCTKTETLAIGDSNMRNLKQGEILQLERKGYYRCDVPFTRPSKPVVLFAIPDGRQQTVLK is encoded by the exons ATGGAGATCAAGCAGTTATCATTTGCAGCCGATAGCCCTCCATTATCTGTTATTGCTGCTGCAAAGCTTGCCGGCATTTCTTTACCCACAGATACTTCTGGTTCTGCTCCTACTTTCCACTTCTCTAATGG GTTGAAATTGCATGGCACATATGTTCTTCTAAGGTACCTTGGTAGAGTTGCCAAATTGTATGGGCAGAACGCATGCGAATCTGGTGAG GTTGATGAGTGGCTAGAATATGTTTTAGTCTTTTCATCTGGCTCTGAGTTTGAGAATGCATGCAACTATGTTGACAAATATCTTGAGAAGCGTACATTTGTGGTTGGTCAGTGTTTGACAATAGCAGATATAGCAGTCTGGTCAGCTCTTGCAG GAACTGGGCAGAGATGGGAAAGTTTGAGGAAATCAAAGAAGTACCAGAATCTGGTACGGTGGTTCAACTCAATATCTACAGAATATAGTGATTCCTTGAATGAAGTTACAGCAACGTATGTTGGTAAAAAAGCAGTGGGGAAACCAGTGGCTGCTAAATCAAAGGAGCAACAGGGTGTCCAACAATCAAGAAGTGTGAATGCAGATGTTTCTGAGAAGGGAAAAGCAGGAAGCCGTCCATCTTTTGAAGTAGATCTTCCTGATGCTGAAATCGGCAAGGTGCGTTTGCGATTTGCACCAGAACCAAGTGGTTATCTTCACATTGGGCACTCAAAAGCAGCACTATTGAACCAATATTTTGCCCAGAGGTACCAAGGTCAGCTGATTGTGCGGTTTGATGATACGAACCCTGCTAAAGAAAGCAATGAATTTGTTGACAATCTTTTGAAGGACATTCAGACATTGGGGATCAAATATGAGGAAGTTACCTATACTTCAGATTATTTTCCAGATCTGATGCAAATGGCTGAGAATTTGATTCGCCAGGGCAAAGCTTATGTTGATGATACACCACGTGAGCAAATGCAGAAAGAAAGGATGGATGGGATTGAATCAAGATGTAGGAGCAACAGTGTAGAGGAGAATATGAAATTGTGGAAGGAAATGATTTTGGGATCTGAAAGGGGTGTGCAGTGCTGTCTTCGTGGGAAGTTAGACATGCAAGACCCTAACAAATCTCTACGAGATCCAGTGTATTATCGTTGCAATCCACTTCCCCACCATCGAATTGGGTCTAAGTACAAGTTATACCCAACATATGATTTTGCATGTCCTTTCGTTGATGCTAAAGAAGGAATAACACATGCACTTCGTTCTAGTGAATATCATGATCGCAATGCTCAATATCATAGAATTCAAGAGGACATGGGAGTAAAGAAGGTTCACATTTATGAGTTTAGCCGGTTGAATATGGTCTATACACTTCTCAGCAAGCGTAAGCTTCTCTGGTTTGTTCAGAATGGAAAGGTTGATGGGTGGGATGACCCTCGTTTTCCAACCGTTCAAGGAATCGTGCGAAGGGGCCTGAAAGTTGAAGCTTTGATACAATTTATTCTTGAACAG GGGGCTTCAAAAAATCTCAATCTCATGGAATGGGACAAACTTTGGACTATAAATAAGAAGATTATTGATCCTGTGTGTCCTCGTCACACTGCTGTCATTGAAGAGAGACATGTACTATTGACCCTTACCAATGGCCCTGATGAACCATTTGTTCGCATTATTCCAAGGCATAAGAAATTTGAAGGTGCTGGAGAGAAAGCTACAACATACACAAAGAGGATATGGATAGACCAAGCTGATGCCGCATCAATATCGGTTGATGAGGAAATTACCTTGATGGATTGGGGGAATGCCATAGTGAAGGAAATAAGTAGGGACCAGGATGGGCATGTCACACAGTTGACAGGTATTCTGCACCTTGAAGGATCTGTCAAGACTACAAAGTTAAAGCTAACCTGGCTGCCTGAAACAAATGAATTAGTTAACCTCACATTGATGGGATTTGACTACCTTATCACAAAGAAGAAG CTTGAAGAAGGAGAGGACTTCCTGGATGTGCTCAACCCATGTACTAAAACTGAGACTCTGGCAATTGGAGACTCGAACATGCGAAATCTGAAACAGGGAGAGATTTTGCAGCTGGAGAGGAAGGGCTACTACAGATGTGATGTTCCATTCACTAGACCATCAAAGCCTGTTGTTCTGTTTGCAATCCCAGATGGACGCCAGCAAACAGTGTTGAAGTAA
- the LOC123215126 gene encoding probable sulfate transporter 3.3 isoform X2 codes for MEPNSSTTTLQHHHHSHDSEHCSLEITTMEVHRVVPPPHKTTIQKLKSRLKETFFPDDPLRQFKNQSVQKKGILAAQYIFPILEWGPCYSFKLFKSDVVSGLTIASLAIPQGISYAKLANLPPIVGLYSSFVPPLVYAVLGSSRDLAVGPVSIASLILGSMLGQEVSPTKDPLLFLQLAFTTTFFAGVVQASLGFLRLGFIIDFLSKAILVGFMAGAAIIVSLQQLKSLLGITHFTKQMGLVPVMSSVFHTTNEWSWQTILMGFCFLVFLLVTRHLGMNRPKFFWVSAGAPLVSVIISTFLVFALKAQHHGISTIGKLQGGLNPPSWNMLRFHGNRLGLVMKTGLVTGIISLTEGIAVGRTFAALKNYKVDGNKEMIAIGLMNMVGSSTSCYITTGAKTAVSNVVMSVTVMVTLLFLMPLFQYTPDVVLGAIIVSAVVGLIDIPAAYQIWKVDKFDFLVMLCALLGVIFISVQDGLAIAVGISIFKILLQITRPKTVMLGKIPGTDVYRNLQHYKEAVKVPGFLILSIEAPINFTNTTYLNERISRWIDEYEAEEDLKNQSSLKFVILDVSAVSAIDTSGVSFFKDLRTIMEKKGLELVLVNPLAEVIEKLHRADEAGDFRRPDSLFLTVGEAVAVLSSTMKGSSSTHA; via the exons ATGGAGCCAAATTCTAGCACCACCACCCTGCAACACCACCACCATAGCCATGATTCTGAGCATTGCAGCTTGGAAATAACAACAATGGAGGTGCACAGAGTGGTGCCACCACCCCATAAAACCACCATTCAAAAGCTCAAATCCAGGCTCAAAGAAACCTTCTTCCCTGATGACCCTCTGCGCCAGTTCAAAAACCAGTCTGTACAGAAAAAAGGGATCCTTGCTGCTCAATACATCTTCCCTATTCTCGAATGGGGTCCCTGTTACAGcttcaaactcttcaaatccGACGTAGTCTCTGGCCTCACCATTGCCAGCTTAGCTATACCTCAG gGTATCAGTTATGCTAAACTCGCCAATCTGCCTCCCATTGTTGGCCTCT ATTCTAGCTTTGTGCCGCCGCTTGTTTATGCGGTTCTTGGAAGCTCCAGAGACCTTGCAGTCGGGCCAGTTTCGATTGCTTCTCTGATTCTGGGCTCAATGCTCGGCCAAGAAGTGTCTCCCACAAAAGACCCTCTTCTGTTTCTTCAACTGGCGTTCACTACAACTTTCTTCGCCGGTGTTGTTCAAGCTTCTCTGGGATTTTTGAG GCTCGGATTTATCATTGATTTTCTGTCGAAAGCTATTCTTGTTGGATTCATGGCGGGTGCCGCCATTATTGTTTCTCTGCAACAGCTTAAAAGCCTCCTTGGAATCACTCATTTCACAAAACAAATGGGTCTGGTTCCTGTAATGAGTTCTGTTTTTCACACAACTAATGAG TGGTCATGGCAAACAATATTGATGGGGTTTTGCTTTCTTGTATTCCTTCTTGTTACAAGGCATCTT GGTATGAACAGACCGAAATTCTTCTGGGTGTCAGCTGGAGCCCCTCTTGTCTCTGTGATCATTTCTACTTTTCTCGTTTTCGCATTGAAGGCTCAACACCATGGCATCAGCACA ATTGGGAAATTGCAAGGAGGACTGAATCCCCCTTCATGGAATATGTTGAGGTTTCATGGAAACCGTTTGGGACTAGTCATGAAAACTGGGCTTGTCACCGGCATTATTTCTCTCACT GAAGGAATTGCAGTAGGAAGGACTTTTGCAGCTCTTAAGAATTATAAAGTTGACGGTAACAAGGAAATGATAGCAATTGGGCTAATGAACATGGTTGGCTCCTCCACTTCATGCTACATTACAACAG GCGCTAAGACAGCGGTGTCAAATGTGGTAATGTCAGTAACAGTTATGGTGACTCTCCTCTTCCTCATGCCACTCTTCCAGTACACACCAGATGTTGTTCTGGGTGCGATCATAGTGTCAGCAGTGGTTGGCCTCATTGACATTCCAGCTGCTTATCAAATTTGGAAGGTCGACAAATTTGACTTCCTTGTTATGTTGTGTGCGTTATTAGGTGTCATTTTCATCTCTGTCCAAGATGGCCTTGCAATTGCA GTTGGGATATCAATTTTCAAGATCCTCCTACAAATCACTAGGCCAAAAACAGTGATGTTGGGAAAGATTCCTGGGACAGACGTTTACCGAAATCTTCAGCATTACAAGGAAGCTGTGAAGGTTCCTGGTTTTCTCATTTTAAGCATTGAAGCTCCAATCAACTTCACCAACACCACATATCTAAATGAAAG GATCTCACGGTGGATCGATGAATATGAAGCGGAAGAAGATCTGAAAAATCAATCAAGccttaaatttgtaattttggaTGTGTCAG CTGTCAGTGCCATAGACACAAGTGGAGTTTCTTTCTTCAAAGATTTAAGGACAATAATGGAAAAGAAGGGTCTTGAG CTTGTGCTGGTGAATCCTTTGGCTGAAGTGATAGAAAAATTGCACAGAGCAGATGAAGCTGGAGATTTCAGAAGACCAGATAGCTTGTTCTTGACAGTTGGAGAGGCTGTGGCTGTACTTTCATCAACAATGAAAGGCTCATCTTCCACTCATGCATGA
- the LOC123215126 gene encoding probable sulfate transporter 3.3 isoform X1, whose product MEPNSSTTTLQHHHHSHDSEHCSLEITTMEVHRVVPPPHKTTIQKLKSRLKETFFPDDPLRQFKNQSVQKKGILAAQYIFPILEWGPCYSFKLFKSDVVSGLTIASLAIPQGISYAKLANLPPIVGLYSSFVPPLVYAVLGSSRDLAVGPVSIASLILGSMLGQEVSPTKDPLLFLQLAFTTTFFAGVVQASLGFLRLGFIIDFLSKAILVGFMAGAAIIVSLQQLKSLLGITHFTKQMGLVPVMSSVFHTTNEWSWQTILMGFCFLVFLLVTRHLGMNRPKFFWVSAGAPLVSVIISTFLVFALKAQHHGISTIGKLQGGLNPPSWNMLRFHGNRLGLVMKTGLVTGIISLTEGIAVGRTFAALKNYKVDGNKEMIAIGLMNMVGSSTSCYITTGAFSRSAVNHNAGAKTAVSNVVMSVTVMVTLLFLMPLFQYTPDVVLGAIIVSAVVGLIDIPAAYQIWKVDKFDFLVMLCALLGVIFISVQDGLAIAVGISIFKILLQITRPKTVMLGKIPGTDVYRNLQHYKEAVKVPGFLILSIEAPINFTNTTYLNERISRWIDEYEAEEDLKNQSSLKFVILDVSAVSAIDTSGVSFFKDLRTIMEKKGLELVLVNPLAEVIEKLHRADEAGDFRRPDSLFLTVGEAVAVLSSTMKGSSSTHA is encoded by the exons ATGGAGCCAAATTCTAGCACCACCACCCTGCAACACCACCACCATAGCCATGATTCTGAGCATTGCAGCTTGGAAATAACAACAATGGAGGTGCACAGAGTGGTGCCACCACCCCATAAAACCACCATTCAAAAGCTCAAATCCAGGCTCAAAGAAACCTTCTTCCCTGATGACCCTCTGCGCCAGTTCAAAAACCAGTCTGTACAGAAAAAAGGGATCCTTGCTGCTCAATACATCTTCCCTATTCTCGAATGGGGTCCCTGTTACAGcttcaaactcttcaaatccGACGTAGTCTCTGGCCTCACCATTGCCAGCTTAGCTATACCTCAG gGTATCAGTTATGCTAAACTCGCCAATCTGCCTCCCATTGTTGGCCTCT ATTCTAGCTTTGTGCCGCCGCTTGTTTATGCGGTTCTTGGAAGCTCCAGAGACCTTGCAGTCGGGCCAGTTTCGATTGCTTCTCTGATTCTGGGCTCAATGCTCGGCCAAGAAGTGTCTCCCACAAAAGACCCTCTTCTGTTTCTTCAACTGGCGTTCACTACAACTTTCTTCGCCGGTGTTGTTCAAGCTTCTCTGGGATTTTTGAG GCTCGGATTTATCATTGATTTTCTGTCGAAAGCTATTCTTGTTGGATTCATGGCGGGTGCCGCCATTATTGTTTCTCTGCAACAGCTTAAAAGCCTCCTTGGAATCACTCATTTCACAAAACAAATGGGTCTGGTTCCTGTAATGAGTTCTGTTTTTCACACAACTAATGAG TGGTCATGGCAAACAATATTGATGGGGTTTTGCTTTCTTGTATTCCTTCTTGTTACAAGGCATCTT GGTATGAACAGACCGAAATTCTTCTGGGTGTCAGCTGGAGCCCCTCTTGTCTCTGTGATCATTTCTACTTTTCTCGTTTTCGCATTGAAGGCTCAACACCATGGCATCAGCACA ATTGGGAAATTGCAAGGAGGACTGAATCCCCCTTCATGGAATATGTTGAGGTTTCATGGAAACCGTTTGGGACTAGTCATGAAAACTGGGCTTGTCACCGGCATTATTTCTCTCACT GAAGGAATTGCAGTAGGAAGGACTTTTGCAGCTCTTAAGAATTATAAAGTTGACGGTAACAAGGAAATGATAGCAATTGGGCTAATGAACATGGTTGGCTCCTCCACTTCATGCTACATTACAACAG GTGCATTCTCAAGGTCTGCTGTCAATCACAATGCAGGCGCTAAGACAGCGGTGTCAAATGTGGTAATGTCAGTAACAGTTATGGTGACTCTCCTCTTCCTCATGCCACTCTTCCAGTACACACCAGATGTTGTTCTGGGTGCGATCATAGTGTCAGCAGTGGTTGGCCTCATTGACATTCCAGCTGCTTATCAAATTTGGAAGGTCGACAAATTTGACTTCCTTGTTATGTTGTGTGCGTTATTAGGTGTCATTTTCATCTCTGTCCAAGATGGCCTTGCAATTGCA GTTGGGATATCAATTTTCAAGATCCTCCTACAAATCACTAGGCCAAAAACAGTGATGTTGGGAAAGATTCCTGGGACAGACGTTTACCGAAATCTTCAGCATTACAAGGAAGCTGTGAAGGTTCCTGGTTTTCTCATTTTAAGCATTGAAGCTCCAATCAACTTCACCAACACCACATATCTAAATGAAAG GATCTCACGGTGGATCGATGAATATGAAGCGGAAGAAGATCTGAAAAATCAATCAAGccttaaatttgtaattttggaTGTGTCAG CTGTCAGTGCCATAGACACAAGTGGAGTTTCTTTCTTCAAAGATTTAAGGACAATAATGGAAAAGAAGGGTCTTGAG CTTGTGCTGGTGAATCCTTTGGCTGAAGTGATAGAAAAATTGCACAGAGCAGATGAAGCTGGAGATTTCAGAAGACCAGATAGCTTGTTCTTGACAGTTGGAGAGGCTGTGGCTGTACTTTCATCAACAATGAAAGGCTCATCTTCCACTCATGCATGA
- the LOC123213186 gene encoding 10 kDa chaperonin, mitochondrial-like — protein sequence MAKRLLPTLNRVLVEKIVPPSKTNAGILLPEKSNKLKSGTVIAVGPGARDKDGNTIPVCFKEGDTVLLPDYGGTQVKLGEKEYHLYSDEDILGTLHD from the exons ATGGCGAAGCGCTTGCTCCCAACCCTCAACCGTGTTCTCGTCGAGAAAATCGTCCCTCCCTCCAAAACCAACGCTGGAATTCTGCTCCCCGAGAAATCAAACAAG CTCAAATCTGGGACGGTGATTGCGGTGGGTCCCGGCGCACGTGACAAGGACGGGAACACGATTCCGGTGTGCTTTAAGGAGGGCGACACCGTGCTTTTGCCTGATTACGGCGGTACCCAAGTCAAGCTTGGTGAAAAAGA GTATCATTTGTATAGCGATGAGGATATTTTGGGTACTCTACATGATTGA
- the LOC123213742 gene encoding protein ESMERALDA 1-like gives MHAYNRLPSSGHTTPSPPSSPLRSPRYRHGRSKGGRFSPVGPPCVGNLPHRLAWLLLSVLLRRQGIFLFAPLIYISGMLLYMGTVSFDVVPIIKHRAAPGSVYRSPQLYAKLKVGMDADNSSADAISTIWKTSHRGGDWKPCIKKSSGGLPESNGYISVEANGGLNQQRISICNAVAVAGYLNATLVIPLFHYHSIWRDPSNFSDIYDEDYFVSTLRNDVRVVNTIPEYIMERFGHNMSNVYNFKVKAWSPIQYYKDEVLPKLLEEKVIRISPFANRLSFDAPPAVQRLRCLANYEALRFASPISNLGDTLVARMKERSVKHGGKYISVHLRFEEDMVAFSCCVFDGGEKEKEDMENARERGWRGKFTRAGRVIRPGAIRINGKCPLTPLEVGLMLRGMGFDKSTHIYLASGKIYNAERTMAPLLEMFPNLLTKETLASDEELAPFKNYSSRMAAIDYTVCLHSEVFVTTQGGNFPHFLMGHRRFVFGGHSKTIRPDKRKLAILFDNPNIGWKSFKRQMLSMRSQSDSKGYELKRRNDSTYTFPCPDCMCRTNKAPDSKS, from the exons ATGCACGCTTACAATCGACTGCCCAGCAGCGGTCACACCACTCCGTCACCTCCCTCGTCGCCGTTAAGGTCGCCTAGATACCGTCACGGCCGTTCCAAGGGGGGGCGTTTTTCTCCCGTTGGTCCGCCGTGTGTGGGGAATTTGCCCCACCGGTTGGCTTGGCTTCTTTTGTCTGTTCTTCTTCGTCGTCAGGGTATCTTTTTATTCGCGCCGCTTATTTATATCTCTGGGATGCTGCTTTACATGGGAACGGTGTCGTTTGATGTTGTTCCGATTATAAAACACCGGGCCGCTCCTGGTTCAGTTTACAGGAGTCCGCAGCTTTATGCGAAGTTGAAGGTGGGAATGGATGCGGATAATTCTTCTGCTGATGCG ATATCAACTATATGGAAAACCTCCCATAGAGGTGGAGACTGGAAACCATGTATAAAAAAGTCTTCAGGAG GTTTACCTGAATCAAATGGTTACATCTCTGTTGAGGCTAATGGTGGCTTAAATCAGCAGAGGATATCG ATATGCAATGCTGTTGCTGTAGCAGGCTATCTTAATGCAACCCTTGTGATTCCCCTATTTCATTATCATAGCATTTGGAGAGATCCTAG CAATTTCAGTGATATTTATGATGAAGATTATTTTGTTAGTACCTTGCGAAATGATGTCCGGGTGGTTAATACAATTCCTGAATACATAATGGAACGTTTTGGCCACAACATGAGCAATGTTTACAACTTCAAAGTAAAAGCGTGGTCACCTATTCAGTACTATAAGGATGAAGTTCTCCCAAAGCTACTTGAAGAAAA AGTTATAAGGATTTCCCCTTTTGCAAATCGTTTGTCATTTGATGCTCCTCCAGCTGTCCAACGACTTAGATGCTTGGCAAATTATGAAGCTCTGAGGTTTGCAAGTCCTATATCAAATTTAGGTGATACATTGGTGGCAAGAATGAAAGAACGCAGTGTGAAGCATGGTGGGAAATACATTTCTGTACATCTACGCTTTGAGGAG GACATGGTTGCTTTCTCATGCTGTGTATTTGATGGCggggagaaagaaaaagaagacatGGAAAATGCAAGGGAAAGAGGTTGGAGAGGGAAATTTACAAGAGCTGGTCGAGTTATACGCCCCGGAGCTATCAGGATAAATGGGAAATGTCCGCTTACTCCTCTAGAG GTTGGCTTGATGCTTAGGGGAATGGGATTCGATAAAAGCACACATATTTATTTGGCTTCTGGAAAGATATACAATGCAGAGAGGACAATGGCCCCGTTATTGGAAATGTTTCCAAATCTGCTAACTAAAGAGACGCTGGCATCAGATGAGGAGCTTGCACCTTTTAAG AACTATTCGTCCAGGATGGCTGCTATAGACTACACTGTTTGTCTCCACAGTGAGGTCTTTGTGACCACTCAGGGTGgaaactttcctcattttcttaTGGGTCACAGAAGATTCGTGTTTGGTGGACACTCTAAAACAATCAGGCCAGACAAGCGAAAGTTAGCTATACTTTTTGATAATCCAAATATTGG ATGGAAAAGTTTCAAACGGCAAATGCTGAGTATGCGGTCTCAAAGTGATTCCAAGGGGTATGAACTAAAAAGACGGAATGACTCAACCTATACCTTTCCATGCCCAGATTGCATGTGCCGGACAAACAAAGCCCCCGATTCAAAATCATGA